Part of the Betta splendens chromosome 17, fBetSpl5.4, whole genome shotgun sequence genome, TGAacaccagaaaaaaacagagtcCACAAAAATACGATTTAGCAGAAATGTGGCACACGAACAGAAAACAGGCTtctagaggagagagagaagtgttAAACCAGCTTCTGATCCCACTTAATGCTCTCTGTCTGACACTGGTGTCGTTCAGAGTCAGCAGATTGTTGGAGGGGTTGAGACGAGTTCAGACTTTTGAACACAACGGATATTTTAAAAAGCTTGACTTTATTTGTGGAGATTAACTCTTAAAGTGACAACATTAGAAATAAACGGCCCATTAACTAAATCTAAATTTAAAGTTATCATTAAAGTAGACTAAGCATTTTAACTGGCAGCCTATAGAACGCAGCAGAAAACATCTTTGGATGTGGACACAAACATAATCATATTCAAAAAGatgacacagacacaaggaCATAACTGAACCTATTTATGGCGACCACTCATTATGTTCTAATTCccaattcattattattattcatttccaTCGGAATTATGAGGACAATAATGATTTAACAAATAGAtaagacacaaacaacaaacagcctAGCTGGTTCTAAAACCTGTCTACGGGCTAGAAAATGACTCCACCCGATTGAACGTGGCGTTTTTATTGCAGCCCTGAGGACGTGTGGCCTGCAGCACATGTAGATTACCACAATAAAAAGCCAAACGTGACAAACGTTGTGGATGCTGGTGCTCACAGTTATTGCCTGCTCCCCTCTAGTCGCTGTCGTCGCCGTCCTTGGCCGTGGCGTGGTTGTACAGTCCCTGAGCCATCAGCTGCTGAGCCAGAGAGTTCTTACTCCCGGAGTTTTTCTTGATCTTGGCCCGTTTGTTCTGAAACCAGATCTTGATCTGAGACTCGTTGAGGCCGAGGTCGCGCGCCAGGCTCTGCCTCCGCTGCTCGGTGAGGTAGCGGTTGGTCTGGAACTCCGTCTTCAGGCGGtggagctgctccgcggtgAACGCAGTGCGGGGACGCTTGTCCTCCTTACTCGGGCTCGCGCTTGTTTTGGGTTTGCGGGATCTGGGACCTAAAGACCAACAGAACATTTATTAGGCCCAGTACTTTATAGTAGCCTGTAAAGACCGCTCATGGGCCATGTCCAATACACAGCAGGAGATCAGACCACTTTTGGATATTATGATGAGAATATTTCGTAAACCCcggatgtgtttgttgtttacaAGTAGGTTTTATGGAGGTTCTATTGTGAAACCCAGTCTATATATGGGCTTAGTCAACTTTAGGGTGGAGAGGAGGtgcaggtgggggtggggttCAGACATGATGGGGGTGATGGGGCCACGTTCACATTTTGTTCGAGATTCAAATTTCTATAAGAAAATTGTGAAACGCCCGTGACCCTTTCAGTTTgtatttcagtttattttatgtttatatattcaTTAATTCAAAAGGCAAAAATGGATCTATGGGAAAATCCTGGCAGGCTCAAATTAATCTTATTGTCCATTTAGTTTTATATAGAACAACTAAAGTAAAAACTGCGTCTGTTTCGACAACTGTTCGTTTTTTACACAGTATAAAATCTATTAGAATGGGGTCAGACTGTGTTGGACCAAGTTGACGTTTGTTTGCAGCCTCCCTGACTTCTAGGCCCTTTGTGGTCGTTTCCATAGACTCGGTGGGAAACTCTGAAACTTTTTAATGTCTCTACACAACATCAAAACGACATTTTGACTGGATCCTGACTAATTTCAATCGTTCACTTGATAAAGAGCAAATTTCTTATCGTTTTTCTGCGCTGCTCTGTCGCAACATTATTTAAGAGCAGAAAGTTGTTTGAACCATGACAAAGGAAAAGTCCAAGTGCAGcatgcagcaacaaaacaaaaaacagccagcagcagaggaacgtGACAGAAATGAACAAACCGGGATGTGTAATCTAATAATAAGATGCTAAATAATATAAAGCAACCGAGCATAGAGTCAAATGTTACTGCAGCAAAAATCTACTCGGTGATTTACTTTAAGATTGATCCACTTGTAAAGATTTTAAACCCTAAAACGAGACTTTAAAAACTCTTTGATCTTGTGGGAAATGCAGCGTTAAATTAAATTTTCCGACTATTTCACATCAAATCCATATACTGAGACACACAGGCCTCACTTTTGctccacacccccacccccaaaaGCCATTGTCAAAAAATATGCAAATGGTTTATTAACAAAGAAGAATTGAGCTAAACTacgttttattacatttttctatatttttatttatttattttaattggatTCACAATTTCAAGAACACAGTTTTCCCATATCTGCATCATCTTGTCGAATTTATCATAAACCCAAAATTTAAATCCTATTCCTTCCGAACACATTGAAATCTGTTCGTATTTTGGATTTGCTTTATGTAAAATATGTGATAATATTAATCTACCATTTTAGtatcacattttaaaatactgaaagcataaaaaatatgaaaatattagTTAAAGGTAAATCAATTGACCTATTTACAAAAAGCGGGTAATAGTTGGATTTACCTTGTTACCAGTGTTTTACTCTTTACAGTCAGTGTTGGGAGGTTTTCCGACTTTTTACAATGATTTAAAACGAATCTTTTAGGTTGTACTTTGGTAATAACGAAAATTGAGGGAGCAGTTTAGGTTATTTTCCCACCAACCTGCGGACGGACGGTCCGAGTAGCGGGTACAATAAACCCAGGCCGGCCACAGCATCGGCTTGGCGGCAGCAGCCGAGCAGCGGTCCTCGTCGCCTCTTCGGCCCTTCACAGCCACGTCGCTGGTTATAAGGTAAGGGGTCCTGAACTTTGAGCTCCTGTCCTCAGATGCCCCCGTGTTCTCCTTAATTCCTGCTCCATCGGGCTTCTGGCTCTCAGTTCTGGAAGCCTTCCTCCCCATTAGCCGCTGTCGTCCTGTGATATTTCCCACATCTTCTCCCTCCAGAACAAAAGTTTTGTCCTTCCTCTTGCAACCAAACTCCGGTCTTAAGATATTGTCTATGTAGAAGTTGGTGGTCCTGTGGGACTGGTGGTTGCCAGGTGGCTGGAGGAGAGGCCCACTGACCCGGTTGGACCTGCCGCCTCCTCTGGACTCCTCTGGGGGCTGTTTTTCTTCCATGAGGATGGAGGCTGTGGTTTCCGCCGTCTAGAAATCAGAGGTTCCAACTGTCTGTATCGCCCTGTTCACGTATATACtcacaataaaatgcaaaagccccaagaaaaaagaaaataatcttTTAGGCaaaattattgttgttttttccttGTGATTCTGATAAAGCAAACGCATGCTTCTCTTGCTGATAAAGGCCTACACATTATTGTGGCATTATTTATGTATAATTAAGTCAATAACAATGTAAGACACCCAGCAGTGTGTATAATTTTTACGGCTCTATACACAATTTCCGATGCTCGCAGCTGCACTAAACTGGCCAGACTGGGCACCACTCACATACTTTTACTACGGATTTTGGTTCCAGTATCTGATTGGCTGTAAGGCTGTGCGATGACGTTGTGCTAGAGGTTACTCAGACACGTGCCTCGAACCAATACTGCTGAAGAGTTGATGTCACGTGACCAccggagaggaggaacaggttAATCCAATCAATTTCAGTTAATGATGCGTTTACGTTACGGAGGAAATATTCTGCTGAAATAAATAGGTGGAGGAAGAGTCTTTGtaaaaaacatgacatttgaaaaaaagaaatccacTGCATATTTACTAAATAACTAACAAAACTTGAAAATGCCTAAAAATGTAAACTGACCTATTAAGGCGTCATTCCCACTTACACGCTTGGCACATTGACACGCAAGAGCTGAGTGAGAAGACCATACGgctgtttaaaatataaaatattacaataaatatTCTCTACCTGGTTATGAATCTTTCATTTTCCAGACGTTTTCCTAGTGTTTGTAAGAGGTGTTTATATGTTTTAGATTTCAGGAggataagtatatatatatatatatatatatatatatatatatatatatatatatatatatatatatatatatatatatatatatatatatatatataccatataccaaggagatgcactgtccccactgctgttctgactccggaacggggccaccataagtcacctcctctacatggatgacatcaagctgtacgccaagagtgagcgagacatcgactcactgatccacaccaccaggatctacagctcggacatcgggatgtcattcgggctcgagaaatgtgggaggatggtgacaaagagaggcaaggtaatccacacagaaggggtctcactcccagaaggaacaatagcagacattgagaacagttacaagtaccttggaatcccacaggcaaacggcaaccttgaacaggcaacaaggaatgcggcaacagccaaatacctccaacgagtaaggcaagtcctaagaagccagctcaatggcaagaacaaatcccgggcaataaacagctacgctctgccagtgatcagataccctgcgggaataataaggtggccaaaggaagagatacagaccacagatgttaagacacgaaagctcctcaccatgcatggagggttccaccccaaatccagcaccctgagactgtacgctagccgcaaggaaggaggccgaggactagtgagcgtgagagccactatccaggatgaaacatccaagatccataagtacatcaaggataaggccccgacagatgacgtgctgagtgaatgtctcaggcagtggagaacagaggatgagatgctggaagagggaccatcatgggaggacaagcccttgcacgggatgtaccaccggaacataactgaagtggctgatctcaacaaatcctaccaatggcttgaaagggctgggctgaaggacagcacagaggcactcatcctggcctgcacaggagcaggccctgagcaccagagccatagaggcccagatctaccacaccagacaagacccaaggtgtagactgtgcaaagaggcccctgagacggtccagcacataactgcagggtgtaagatgctggcagggaaagcatacatggaacgccataaccaagtggctggcatagtatacaggaacatctgcgcagagtatggactggaaaccccaaggtcaaagtgggaaacacctcccaaggtggtagagaacgagcgagccaagatcctgtgggacttccagatacagacagacagaatggtaatggcgaaccaaccagacattgtggtggtggacaaagagcagaggaaagccgtagtggtggatgtggcaataccaagcgatggcaacatcaggaaaaaggaacatgagaaactagagaaataccaagggctcagagaagaactggagaaggcttggaaggtgaaggccacagtggtgcctgtggtgattggagcactgggggcagtgacccccaaactggaggagtggctacaacagatccctggaataacatccgacatctcagtccagaaaagtgcagtcctaggaacagcaaggatactgcgcagaaccctcaagcttcctggcctctggtagaggacccgagcttggaaagtggatgagaccacccgcgtggggtgagaagggagttttttttttatatatatatatgaagagTGCTTATTTAACAATATCAGAGGATTAAAAAAGAGTGAAACTCATCTGTTTGGCTAACTTTTAAGCTCTGTGTGTGAGGATAACTGCAAAGAGGAACACTGAAATGGAGCTTATAACCAGGGACTGCATTACCCATCTTTACCACTACTTCTTGGTTcacctaacccctaacccttcTTACTTGTGTCATCTTAAGGATGAAAACATGAACGTGACAAAGTGGCAACAGCTTCACCAAAGGGTTCTTAGCTAGAGATGGCAAATAGCAGCATGAAGAGCTAACATGGAAGTGGACCTTTCACAATTATGTGTTgaagtaaaaaaatgaaaagtgaaTAAGTTATGTATGAAAATATGTAATGGAGCTGAGGAAACATTGTCAATATATTAACATGTAGTTAAGACATTGTTTACATAattttttatgtaatatttaGTCTCTTTGTTGCAAAACTTTAATGACTATCAGTTTAATGAATTATGTAATTTTACACTTATAGGAGCTGCTTGTGTAATATACGTCTGAGTCCACTAGATAGCGTATTGGTATTAAAGGCAGGCGTCCAGGCGGATTATAAAACCACCACATCAATTATGAGATATGAAAACCTCAGAACCTAGAAGATATATTCCATAAACCCTTTaatttcttaaaaaagaaaaaatcatgaaaaaaaaacatgcatttgcaACCACAAAGGTAACGTGAGGTTATTTTGTCAAAagtgtgtattgtgtttttctaGATTTGATGTGTTTGTTAAGAAAATTGTGTTTTCTTACTACATGGTCTATGTTTATCATGTCAATTAAAAGATTTTTAGAGTGATCTGATCCTCTTGTTGCTCACTCGCCcagtttttctctctttcagaACTTATAGAAACTAAACTTTCTCGCTGACTTTCCTCTTTATAGTTTGGTCcattttatttctctctttGACACATGTATGAATCTATTTACTCTCCATCAATGGTGATGCTGGGTTCCCTGCTCAACTAACATTCTGAGCAGTGATTTGGATCCTTATAAAGCCTTGACACATTGACACACCAAACAAGACATTTGGATCAGCAAATATCACCTTGACAACTGCTTTAAACATCTAGCGGACACTATTGACTTTAAGTATAGGCACTACAGTATTTTTGACTCATCAACTGGAATATTTACTGAATAATTATTTGTGTTAGGTTAAAAGCAACGTTGTATGTTCAACAGTATGTTGAAGTTGAGTATGTTCTCGGTGCATTTGTCAGCAAATAATGACTTGATGGAAACATATAGCAAATTTGAAAATTTAGAAAATGATGGAATTTACTGTGTTTAGAAATATTGACATAATAAAATACAATTGGTCTTTATTTTACAATGTGGCATTAAATAAATCCTGTTCCTTGAATTAGTCACATCACAGTatatcatttactgtatagtttttgAATAATTCAATACTAAACTTTCCTGCAGTAAACTGAGATCAATAACCAAACTTTGACCTTGGATGAAACCATTTGCTCATTCATAGTTTTACCAAATACTTCTTAGTTTATTACTACAGTAAATATCAAATCCTTAGTTAAATTGTTAAAAATAGTTTTGGAGGAGTTTAGTGAACATTTGCTATTCCCTCAAAATAACTCAACACAGCTTCAGATCGCAGGTGTGAATGGGAAACAGGTAGGTTAACTTTTGGTGTTATTGCTCTTACTCTCTCATACTGGTCACTGGAAGTTCAACATGGTACCACATCAAAAAAACAAGGGCCCTGaaactgagctgcagcacagtggccaACACCAAACTGAACTGGTCACAGGAGAAGCAGGCTGTTGATCTGTACTGGTCTGACATATGCatctcaaccaatcagagccttttAAATAATTGCCCACTCGCCCCTTCTTTGGAGCGGTTTTATTCCtacaagctcgggtcctctaccagaggcctgggagcttgagggttctgcacagtatcttagctgttcctAAGACTGCACTATTCTGGACAGAggtctcagatgttgttcctgggatctgttgAAGGCACTCTCCCAGCTTGGAAGTTACAGACCCTAGTGTTCATATCACCACACCAtggttggccattaccagtttgCTAGTCTGTATTTGGAAGTCCAACATGATCTTAGCTTTGTCATTCTCATCCATGCTGTCTTgaagtccagctttgtccagccagTGATAGGATTTCTCAATATCCACTTATAATAGCCACTTCTTCTGGTGGTAATTACCATGCAGGGGTTTTTTCCTTCCATGAgggttcctcctctccctcctctgttttttgcctgaggtattcactaAGCACATCAGTTCCTGATGTATTCATGAagcttagttgtttcatcctggataatGTGTGATGGCTACTGGATGTTGTTCAGGAAGGTTTCTCAGGTCTAATCTCATTGATGTTATGTGATCAATGAgattatagttatatatattatcCAATAGTTCTTCTGTTCTCATCTCTTATCCATGAATGTCTTATTCTtattccagtagcccacttcacATCAGGTTGGCCTGGTTCGCCAACACCTGATGCAAACCTCTGCCTCTACCTCAGATGGACATTGTTGACCTGGGTGACGTCCAAGCCAGTGTGTAACTCTCATTAGCATAACAAGGTCGGCAGATAGCATTAAGAGCCTTACCTAAGGGCCCACACTGGTATTTTGCTCTGACCGGAAATCGAACATACACCCTACTGTACCCATAATTACAACAGGTAAGACATCTTTTTATGACAACAGAAAGTAGCAAAGAGCaagttttgtgctctgctgtaaaccatataatttaattttgtaACAACGGATGAACTAACTCATTTGATCTCAGTTTGCTAAGGTCCCTGTTCAGGAttgaaaatatataatattacagaaatacagaacTCGAGGTTACAAGACAGAATCTATGCTATACAGAACACCAGTTACCTGGAAAAAAAGGGCTCAGGGTGCAGGTAACAAGCACTCAAGGTAACTGTGAATGCTACTGAGACCAGGGCCGACAAACAGGAACAGAGAAGATTACAGAATGTGAAGTAGTTGCCTTGGGACTAAATAGCGGACAGACGGGATGTAAACATATTGAAATATCAAAGAGTACTGATGGGATTAGTCATAATGAAAACTTTGTGTGTGAAGCACTGAGCAActttgacacagttgggctgaaattgACACATTGCCTGACACTATTTGACACAGTCCAAACACCGACATCTGCTGGCTGtatgtgagaactgcatcagagcagactgactaTCAAACCCTGgcctgtttgtcattttgttaacTTTTATTgagttttatttagttttattttaaaattgtttCCACAGAACAGCTTTAATTTGCTTATCACTAttgtagcagattcaaattaataatttaatatcaaTACCAagcattaatattatttaaaataggGGCACCAGGTCTGTTATAGCAAGACCATGCTTTAATTAATCTAGTAGAACACTAGAATCCAATTCAATGAGCTTAATGATTATgattaataacaataacaattttTCCTTGATAGAACCAAATCAGTGTCTAATcttgtgaattcttgtcgcagTTCAGTCACATC contains:
- the LOC114845167 gene encoding homeobox protein engrailed-2b-like; this encodes MEEKQPPEESRGGGRSNRVSGPLLQPPGNHQSHRTTNFYIDNILRPEFGCKRKDKTFVLEGEDVGNITGRQRLMGRKASRTESQKPDGAGIKENTGASEDRSSKFRTPYLITSDVAVKGRRGDEDRCSAAAAKPMLWPAWVYCTRYSDRPSAGPRSRKPKTSASPSKEDKRPRTAFTAEQLHRLKTEFQTNRYLTEQRRQSLARDLGLNESQIKIWFQNKRAKIKKNSGSKNSLAQQLMAQGLYNHATAKDGDDSD